A region of Carassius auratus strain Wakin chromosome 23, ASM336829v1, whole genome shotgun sequence DNA encodes the following proteins:
- the LOC113041661 gene encoding PC4 and SFRS1-interacting protein-like isoform X2 — translation MQKGVKMKMTSDQTTDNFTPGDIVFAKMKGYPFWPARIGEGKAPKNKIPIFFYGTHSTTCLLPKDIVPYWPNKEKFGRPIKRGGFEEGMWEIENDPGVGLRGHKKAALLKRLSESRLKLKDRTKKKAENKSEAKNQTASRKESAPKSDSNTATPRKKETPVKTSRTKSESAAADDKTTETRSTRSRDSVTNTVTPDERRTDRVSPAKRVTTEKRVRDSVTNTVTADERRTERVSPAKRVRDSVTNTITPDERLTERVTPAKRVSPAKRVTTEKRVRDSVTNTVTADERCTDRATSVKRVTTEKRVTTEKRVRDSEANTITAGERKTDRVTSAKRVTTVKTVGERRILPSRKVILSRGASAAKKLAARRKHILNRKIKKRREAHNLKQPLRITRSTADLTQTSDRITATPAKTPALKRTRSQTESDVKEDAPVPLPVTSCSAPSRPADSKRKRVTEEQTPAAEELEKSEVKKIDTQDTPEQTETLNKPQQTKSHVLIVSEKQDEAKEEKKAIDEEESASEIRRSSSGLCVSQRSQIPAEKRQSVLKSLQGLVTSTRGKTHTCEETPIKPTADEKEENTEPDSSNTEQQNDSSSREEECKDPSLSVTDSLLYRLHGDIRISMMLENPDVSKCLLALDELSNVPVSSRNIQNHSELIDTLRKMRWFRGSEAIMFKASMLYHRFKNIYLIGDADETLSQEYIDSLQEERETDARAAVGLKSVCEETRDTKPAPQTTGHVPHRADRS, via the exons ATGCAGAAGGGAGTGAAG ATGAAGATGACAAGTGATCAGACCACAGACAATTTTACTCCAGGGGACATAGTGTTTGCTAAAATGAAGGGTTATCCTTTCTGGCCTGCCAGG ATTGGCGAAGGAAAAGCCCCCAAAAATAAGATCCCCATCTTCTTTTATGGAACACACTCAAC AACGTGCCTCTTGCCCAAAGACATCGTCCCCTACTGGCCAAACAAAGAGAAGTTCGGCCGGCCAATCAAACGCGGCGGTTTCGAGGAGGGCATGTGGGAGATCGAGAACGACCCGGGTGTGGGCCTCAGAGGTCACAAG AAAGCAGCGCTGCTGAAACGACTGTCTGAGAGTCGACTGAAACTGAAAGACAGGACGAAGAAGAAAGCAGAAAATAAGAGCGAAGCCAAGAACCAGACCGCGTCCCGTAAGGAGTCAGCGCCGAAGAGCGACTCGAACACAGCGACGCCTCGCAAGAAAGAAACTCCTGTGAAAACCAGCAGAACAAAGTCTGAGTCCGCCGCGGCAGACGATAAAACCACCGAAACCAGATCAACACGCTCCAGAGATTCAGTGACAAACACCGTCACACCAGACGAGAGACGCACGGATCGAGTCTCGCCTGCGAAGAGAGTCACGACAGAGAAGAGAGTCAGAGATTCAGTGACAAACACCGTCACAGCAGACGAGAGACGGACAGAGAGAGTCTCACCTGCGAAGAGAGTCAGAGATTCAGTTACAAACACCATCACACCAGACgagagactgacagagagagTCACGCCTGCGAAGAGAGTCTCGCCTGCGAAGAGAGTCACGACAGAGAAGAGAGTCAGAGACTCAGTGACAAACACCGTCACAGCAGACGAGAGATGCACGGATAGAGCCACGTCTGTGAAGAGAGTCACGACAGAGAAGAGAGTCACGACAGAGAAGAGAGTCAGAGATTCAGAGGCAAACACCATCACAGCAGGCGAGAGAAAAACGGATAGAGTCACGTCTGCTAAGAGAGTCACGACAGTGAAGACGGTCGGTGAACGGAGGATTTTACCGTCCAGAAAGGTCATTTTATCACGAGGAGCATCAGCAGCAAAGAAGCTCGCCGCTCGCAGGAAACACATACTgaacagaaagataaagaaacgGAGAGAGGCTCATAATCTCAAGCAG CCCTTGAGGATCACACGCTCCACTGCAGATCTGACCCAGACCTCGGACCGAATCACTGCCACGCCGGCGAAGACACCCGCTCTGAAGCGGACACGCTCACAAACTGAATCTGATGTGAAGGAAGACGCTCCTGTTCCACTTCCTGTGACGAGTTgctccgccccctcccgcccaGCAG ATTCAAAGAGGAAGCGTGTCACAGAGGAGCAGACGCCTGCAGCAGAAGAACTGGAGAAGAGCGAGGTCAAGAAGATCGACACACAAGACACGCCTGAACAGACCGAGACGCTGAATAAACCCCAGCAGACCAAGAGCCACGTTCTGATCGTCTCTGAAAAGCAGGACGAGGCTAAAGAGGAGAAGAAAGCGATCGATGAAGAGGAGAGCGCTTCAGAGATACGGAGGAGCAGCAGCGGTCTCTGTGTGTCTCAGAGGAGTCAGATCCCGGCCGAGAAGAGACAGAGCGTGCTGAAGTCACTGCAGGGACTGGTGACGTCTACCAGAGGAAAGACACACACCTGCGAGGAGACACCCATCAAACCCACCGCCGACGAGAAGGAGGAGAACACAGAGCCTGACAGCAGCAACACCGA ACAGCAGAacgacagcagcagcagagaggAAGAGTGCAAAG atcccTCTCTGTCCGTCACAGACTCGTTGCTCTACCGGCTGCATGGTGACATCAGAATCTCAATGATGCTGGAGAATCCC GATGTCAGTAAGTGTTTGTTGGCTCTGGATGAGTTGAGCAATGTCCCGGTCTCGTCTCGAAACATTCAGAACCACAGCGAGCTCATCGACACGCTCAGAAAG atgcgCTGGTTTCGTGGCAGCGAGGCGATCATGTTTAAAGCATCCATGCTGTATCATCGCTTTAAAAACATCTACCTCATCGGAGACGCCGACGAGACTCTGAGTCAGGAGTACATCGACTCActgcaggaggagagagagacggACGCCAGagcag CTGTCGGTCTGAAGAGCGTCTGCGAAGAGACCCGAGATACCAAACCAGCGCCTCAAACCACTGGACATGTGCCTCACAG GGCGGACAGGAGCTGA
- the LOC113041661 gene encoding PC4 and SFRS1-interacting protein-like isoform X1: protein MQKGVKMKMTSDQTTDNFTPGDIVFAKMKGYPFWPARIGEGKAPKNKIPIFFYGTHSTTCLLPKDIVPYWPNKEKFGRPIKRGGFEEGMWEIENDPGVGLRGHKKAALLKRLSESRLKLKDRTKKKAENKSEAKNQTASRKESAPKSDSNTATPRKKETPVKTSRTKSESAAADDKTTETRSTRSRDSVTNTVTPDERRTDRVSPAKRVTTEKRVRDSVTNTVTADERRTERVSPAKRVRDSVTNTITPDERLTERVTPAKRVSPAKRVTTEKRVRDSVTNTVTADERCTDRATSVKRVTTEKRVTTEKRVRDSEANTITAGERKTDRVTSAKRVTTVKTVGERRILPSRKVILSRGASAAKKLAARRKHILNRKIKKRREAHNLKQPLRITRSTADLTQTSDRITATPAKTPALKRTRSQTESDVKEDAPVPLPVTSCSAPSRPADSKRKRVTEEQTPAAEELEKSEVKKIDTQDTPEQTETLNKPQQTKSHVLIVSEKQDEAKEEKKAIDEEESASEIRRSSSGLCVSQRSQIPAEKRQSVLKSLQGLVTSTRGKTHTCEETPIKPTADEKEENTEPDSSNTEVCFYRQQNDSSSREEECKDPSLSVTDSLLYRLHGDIRISMMLENPDVSKCLLALDELSNVPVSSRNIQNHSELIDTLRKMRWFRGSEAIMFKASMLYHRFKNIYLIGDADETLSQEYIDSLQEERETDARAAVGLKSVCEETRDTKPAPQTTGHVPHRADRS from the exons ATGCAGAAGGGAGTGAAG ATGAAGATGACAAGTGATCAGACCACAGACAATTTTACTCCAGGGGACATAGTGTTTGCTAAAATGAAGGGTTATCCTTTCTGGCCTGCCAGG ATTGGCGAAGGAAAAGCCCCCAAAAATAAGATCCCCATCTTCTTTTATGGAACACACTCAAC AACGTGCCTCTTGCCCAAAGACATCGTCCCCTACTGGCCAAACAAAGAGAAGTTCGGCCGGCCAATCAAACGCGGCGGTTTCGAGGAGGGCATGTGGGAGATCGAGAACGACCCGGGTGTGGGCCTCAGAGGTCACAAG AAAGCAGCGCTGCTGAAACGACTGTCTGAGAGTCGACTGAAACTGAAAGACAGGACGAAGAAGAAAGCAGAAAATAAGAGCGAAGCCAAGAACCAGACCGCGTCCCGTAAGGAGTCAGCGCCGAAGAGCGACTCGAACACAGCGACGCCTCGCAAGAAAGAAACTCCTGTGAAAACCAGCAGAACAAAGTCTGAGTCCGCCGCGGCAGACGATAAAACCACCGAAACCAGATCAACACGCTCCAGAGATTCAGTGACAAACACCGTCACACCAGACGAGAGACGCACGGATCGAGTCTCGCCTGCGAAGAGAGTCACGACAGAGAAGAGAGTCAGAGATTCAGTGACAAACACCGTCACAGCAGACGAGAGACGGACAGAGAGAGTCTCACCTGCGAAGAGAGTCAGAGATTCAGTTACAAACACCATCACACCAGACgagagactgacagagagagTCACGCCTGCGAAGAGAGTCTCGCCTGCGAAGAGAGTCACGACAGAGAAGAGAGTCAGAGACTCAGTGACAAACACCGTCACAGCAGACGAGAGATGCACGGATAGAGCCACGTCTGTGAAGAGAGTCACGACAGAGAAGAGAGTCACGACAGAGAAGAGAGTCAGAGATTCAGAGGCAAACACCATCACAGCAGGCGAGAGAAAAACGGATAGAGTCACGTCTGCTAAGAGAGTCACGACAGTGAAGACGGTCGGTGAACGGAGGATTTTACCGTCCAGAAAGGTCATTTTATCACGAGGAGCATCAGCAGCAAAGAAGCTCGCCGCTCGCAGGAAACACATACTgaacagaaagataaagaaacgGAGAGAGGCTCATAATCTCAAGCAG CCCTTGAGGATCACACGCTCCACTGCAGATCTGACCCAGACCTCGGACCGAATCACTGCCACGCCGGCGAAGACACCCGCTCTGAAGCGGACACGCTCACAAACTGAATCTGATGTGAAGGAAGACGCTCCTGTTCCACTTCCTGTGACGAGTTgctccgccccctcccgcccaGCAG ATTCAAAGAGGAAGCGTGTCACAGAGGAGCAGACGCCTGCAGCAGAAGAACTGGAGAAGAGCGAGGTCAAGAAGATCGACACACAAGACACGCCTGAACAGACCGAGACGCTGAATAAACCCCAGCAGACCAAGAGCCACGTTCTGATCGTCTCTGAAAAGCAGGACGAGGCTAAAGAGGAGAAGAAAGCGATCGATGAAGAGGAGAGCGCTTCAGAGATACGGAGGAGCAGCAGCGGTCTCTGTGTGTCTCAGAGGAGTCAGATCCCGGCCGAGAAGAGACAGAGCGTGCTGAAGTCACTGCAGGGACTGGTGACGTCTACCAGAGGAAAGACACACACCTGCGAGGAGACACCCATCAAACCCACCGCCGACGAGAAGGAGGAGAACACAGAGCCTGACAGCAGCAACACCGA AGTGTGTTTCTACAGACAGCAGAacgacagcagcagcagagaggAAGAGTGCAAAG atcccTCTCTGTCCGTCACAGACTCGTTGCTCTACCGGCTGCATGGTGACATCAGAATCTCAATGATGCTGGAGAATCCC GATGTCAGTAAGTGTTTGTTGGCTCTGGATGAGTTGAGCAATGTCCCGGTCTCGTCTCGAAACATTCAGAACCACAGCGAGCTCATCGACACGCTCAGAAAG atgcgCTGGTTTCGTGGCAGCGAGGCGATCATGTTTAAAGCATCCATGCTGTATCATCGCTTTAAAAACATCTACCTCATCGGAGACGCCGACGAGACTCTGAGTCAGGAGTACATCGACTCActgcaggaggagagagagacggACGCCAGagcag CTGTCGGTCTGAAGAGCGTCTGCGAAGAGACCCGAGATACCAAACCAGCGCCTCAAACCACTGGACATGTGCCTCACAG GGCGGACAGGAGCTGA